A single region of the Halopiger xanaduensis SH-6 genome encodes:
- a CDS encoding ABC transporter substrate-binding protein, with protein sequence MQGARHNELDRRRFLQLTGIATTAGLTSIAGCIDDSGGSSNDEFVVTQGEFATTVDPNGHNDAPTYNVLDQVYEPLWDITPDGELEPRIVEEWTHPDDSTMELTVRDDVVFHEGQEMTASDVAYTINRAVDEEVGIASEQADRYPGVVGAEAPDDTTVLIEHESVPSIVEFNVATVATVVSQEWMEEREQPVTDELNGTGPYQVDEYTPDEEITFTTFDDYWGETPDLDPVRFRGASEASTRVSELETGESDLVVNVPPSDVANIDEAEDVEVRTVTSLRNIFLVMPNDDEPFDSQEFRQAMNYAVDVDAIIENVLDGFGSPTSQPIPEGIFGYNDDLDPYPHDLEQAEQLVEDSGYSGVEITLESPEGRYLNDTEVAETAAQQIDQLENVSCDFQITDFETITESSLDADPSTSPDFFLIGWGNPTYDADYGLAPWFVSGQAAYNFEDEEIEEKILESQQTSDPDEREQLLQEINADLHEAAPWVFLHREESIYGIRSDVDWDPRADESILLDEMST encoded by the coding sequence ATGCAGGGTGCTAGACATAACGAATTGGATCGGCGACGATTCCTCCAGCTTACCGGCATCGCGACGACTGCCGGACTTACCTCGATTGCAGGCTGTATCGACGATTCCGGCGGCAGTTCGAACGACGAATTCGTCGTGACCCAGGGCGAGTTCGCCACGACCGTCGACCCGAACGGCCACAACGACGCCCCGACCTACAACGTGCTCGATCAGGTCTACGAGCCGCTGTGGGACATCACGCCCGACGGCGAACTCGAGCCGCGCATCGTCGAGGAGTGGACTCACCCCGACGACAGCACGATGGAACTGACCGTGCGGGACGACGTCGTCTTCCACGAGGGCCAGGAGATGACGGCGTCGGACGTCGCGTACACGATCAACCGCGCCGTCGACGAGGAGGTCGGCATCGCGAGCGAGCAGGCCGACCGCTACCCCGGCGTCGTCGGCGCCGAAGCCCCGGACGACACGACGGTCCTGATCGAACACGAGTCGGTCCCCTCGATCGTCGAGTTCAACGTGGCCACCGTCGCCACCGTCGTCAGCCAGGAGTGGATGGAAGAGCGCGAGCAGCCGGTCACCGACGAGTTGAACGGCACCGGTCCCTACCAGGTCGACGAGTACACGCCGGACGAGGAGATCACGTTCACCACGTTCGACGACTACTGGGGCGAGACCCCGGACCTCGATCCGGTTCGGTTCCGCGGCGCCAGCGAGGCGAGCACCCGCGTCTCCGAACTCGAGACCGGCGAGAGCGATCTGGTCGTCAACGTGCCGCCGTCGGACGTCGCCAACATCGACGAGGCCGAGGACGTCGAGGTGCGGACCGTCACCAGCCTCCGGAACATCTTTCTGGTCATGCCCAACGACGACGAGCCGTTCGACAGCCAGGAGTTCCGCCAGGCGATGAACTACGCCGTCGACGTCGACGCGATCATCGAGAACGTTCTCGACGGCTTCGGCTCGCCGACCTCCCAGCCGATCCCCGAGGGGATCTTCGGCTACAACGACGACCTCGACCCGTACCCGCACGACCTCGAGCAGGCCGAACAGCTCGTCGAGGACAGCGGCTACAGCGGCGTCGAGATCACCCTCGAGTCGCCCGAGGGGCGCTACCTCAACGACACGGAGGTCGCCGAAACCGCGGCCCAGCAGATCGACCAACTCGAGAACGTCTCGTGCGACTTCCAGATCACGGACTTCGAGACGATCACCGAGTCGTCCCTCGACGCCGATCCGTCGACCTCGCCGGACTTCTTCCTCATCGGCTGGGGCAACCCGACCTACGACGCGGACTACGGACTCGCGCCGTGGTTCGTCAGCGGCCAGGCCGCCTACAACTTCGAGGACGAGGAGATCGAGGAGAAGATCCTCGAGAGCCAGCAGACGAGCGATCCGGACGAGCGCGAGCAGTTGCTCCAGGAGATCAACGCCGACCTCCACGAGGCGGCGCCGTGGGTCTTCCTCCACCGCGAGGAGAGCATCTACGGGATCCGCTCCGACGTCGACTGGGACCCCCGCGCCGACGAGAGCATCTTGCTGGACGAGATGAGCACGTAA
- a CDS encoding ABC transporter permease produces the protein MSLAKFLIKRLLQGVFVIWGVITVTFGLRAVAPGDPIDLIVDPSTSPEVREQIRQEMGLNEPLYVQYVDYVQGVLVGDLGYSYQSRRDVTVMVLERVPATLELAIAATIVAIGIAIPLGVISATRRHDPADYGATLFSLVGISTPNFWLGIMLILLLPVQLGVFPVSQRPVGFGTAVYSLVTTGYFNDLITWFRHVTLPAITLGTYFTALITRLTRSGMIDELGKPYVTATEAKGLPGVLIRFKHVLRNTMIPIITVLGLQLGTLIGGAVITESVFDWPGLGRRLIDALYAGDWPVIQGVLIFIGVGFVVINVVVDALYATLNPRVTDE, from the coding sequence ATGTCTCTCGCCAAGTTTCTGATAAAACGTCTTCTCCAGGGCGTGTTCGTCATCTGGGGCGTCATTACGGTGACGTTCGGCCTCAGAGCGGTCGCCCCGGGGGACCCGATCGATCTGATCGTCGATCCGTCGACGTCCCCCGAGGTGCGCGAACAGATCCGCCAGGAGATGGGATTGAACGAACCGCTCTACGTCCAGTACGTCGACTACGTCCAGGGCGTCCTCGTCGGCGACCTGGGCTACTCGTACCAATCGCGTCGCGACGTGACCGTCATGGTCCTCGAGCGCGTCCCGGCGACCCTCGAGTTGGCGATCGCGGCGACGATCGTCGCGATCGGGATCGCCATCCCGCTGGGCGTCATCAGCGCGACCAGACGGCACGACCCCGCCGACTACGGGGCGACGCTGTTCTCGCTGGTCGGGATCAGTACGCCGAACTTCTGGCTGGGGATCATGTTGATCCTGCTGCTCCCGGTCCAACTCGGCGTCTTCCCGGTGAGCCAGCGCCCGGTCGGCTTCGGGACGGCGGTGTACTCGCTGGTGACGACGGGCTACTTCAACGACCTCATCACCTGGTTCAGACACGTAACGCTCCCCGCGATCACGCTGGGGACGTACTTCACGGCGCTGATCACGCGGCTGACCAGAAGCGGGATGATCGACGAACTCGGGAAACCGTACGTGACGGCGACCGAGGCGAAGGGGCTGCCGGGCGTCCTGATCCGGTTCAAGCACGTCCTGCGGAACACGATGATCCCGATCATCACGGTGCTCGGCCTGCAACTGGGGACGCTGATCGGCGGCGCCGTCATCACCGAATCCGTTTTCGACTGGCCCGGCCTCGGCCGCCGACTGATCGACGCGCTCTACGCCGGTGACTGGCCCGTCATCCAGGGCGTGCTCATCTTCATCGGCGTCGGGTTCGTCGTCATCAACGTCGTCGTCGACGCGCTGTACGCGACGCTCAATCCGCGGGTGACCGACGAATGA
- a CDS encoding ABC transporter permease produces the protein MISDRLKSNLKREFDRSLMAKLGLSIAVVIILVATFAPILATHNPNTTGYFDEEGSSYPPIGFDYETHTWEDTDDGRERVSHTVESTPEHILGTNNLGQDVYSRLLYGARTSLLVGLIGTGLAAAVGVPFGLVAGYFSGRIDDSMMRIADIMLAFPSLVLAIALIGVFGRSVQYIPDPIVLSGLVDGMPEYAVLPGTVTLVVALVNWVWFARVARGEALSIRNEEYVKAARSLGASNRTILLKHVLPNSLTPIIVLATLQVAAIILLESSLSYLGFSGTTLSWGYEISQGQDYLRTAWWVSTIPGIAIVLAVISINLLGDWLRDSLDPNIEGEGGV, from the coding sequence ATGATCTCGGACCGACTCAAATCGAACCTCAAGCGGGAGTTCGACCGGAGCCTGATGGCGAAACTCGGGCTCTCGATCGCCGTCGTGATCATCCTGGTCGCGACGTTCGCACCGATACTCGCGACGCACAACCCGAACACGACCGGCTACTTCGACGAGGAGGGGAGTTCGTACCCGCCGATCGGCTTCGACTACGAAACCCACACCTGGGAGGACACCGACGACGGCCGGGAACGGGTCTCCCACACCGTCGAATCGACGCCGGAGCACATTCTCGGAACGAACAACCTCGGGCAGGACGTCTACTCGCGGCTGCTCTACGGCGCTCGAACGTCGCTGCTGGTCGGCCTGATCGGAACCGGTCTGGCCGCGGCGGTCGGCGTGCCGTTCGGGCTGGTCGCGGGCTACTTCAGCGGCCGGATCGACGACTCGATGATGCGGATCGCCGACATCATGCTGGCGTTCCCGTCGCTCGTGCTCGCGATCGCGCTGATCGGCGTCTTCGGGCGGAGCGTGCAGTACATCCCGGATCCGATCGTGCTGTCGGGGCTCGTCGACGGGATGCCCGAGTACGCCGTGCTTCCGGGGACCGTGACCCTCGTCGTCGCCTTGGTCAACTGGGTCTGGTTCGCCCGCGTCGCCCGCGGCGAAGCGCTCTCGATCCGCAACGAGGAGTACGTCAAAGCCGCCAGGAGCCTCGGCGCGAGCAACCGGACGATCCTCCTCAAGCACGTCCTGCCGAACAGCCTCACGCCGATCATCGTGCTCGCGACGCTGCAGGTCGCGGCGATCATCCTCCTCGAGAGCTCACTCTCCTATCTCGGGTTCTCCGGGACGACGCTCTCGTGGGGGTACGAGATCAGCCAGGGCCAGGACTACTTGCGGACCGCCTGGTGGGTCTCGACGATCCCCGGGATCGCGATCGTGCTCGCAGTGATCAGCATCAATCTGCTCGGCGACTGGCTACGGGACTCCCTCGACCCGAACATCGAGGGCGAAGGAGGTGTCTAA
- a CDS encoding ABC transporter ATP-binding protein, whose protein sequence is MPEDIVRVTGLSTRYFTEQGQVNAVDDLDLRIERGEVFGIVGESGSGKSVTARSIMDLIDSPGEIVDGTIEFNDADLADRVREDHPEAVDGNFVDLQAIPERIRRSLRGTSFSMIFQDPESSFNPSLTVGEQLAEAVEVQRRASANPRSTRSRTESSEYSLGNFVLSTVLPSQKYVTEESRERAVELLELVGIPDPVERADEYPHEYSGGMLQRAMIAQALAGEPDVLIADEPTTALDVTIQAQVLDLLDELQEETGMTILLITHNLGVIARMCDRVGVMYAGEIVERGTLEDVFDDHVHPYTEGLLGSIPDLEDAGGRLEPIPGNVPSLLDHEMGDRCHFADRCPKAMEDCLEHPPEYDADGSEYHAARCVLAETAYQESRALPDGYFGEDERPAGDKHADPEDAEPGEATADDRAQPAADDAGTGGELR, encoded by the coding sequence ATGCCCGAAGATATCGTTCGCGTCACCGGACTCTCGACTCGCTACTTTACTGAACAGGGACAGGTAAACGCCGTCGACGACCTCGATCTGCGGATCGAGCGGGGCGAGGTCTTCGGCATCGTCGGCGAGAGCGGCTCCGGCAAGAGCGTTACCGCCCGATCGATCATGGACCTCATCGACTCGCCCGGCGAGATCGTCGACGGGACGATCGAGTTCAACGACGCCGATCTGGCCGACCGGGTCCGCGAGGACCATCCGGAGGCGGTCGACGGAAACTTCGTCGACCTGCAGGCGATCCCCGAACGGATCCGCCGCTCGCTCCGGGGAACCTCCTTCAGCATGATCTTCCAGGACCCCGAGAGCAGCTTCAACCCGAGCCTCACGGTCGGCGAACAGCTCGCCGAGGCCGTGGAAGTCCAGCGCCGGGCCAGCGCCAACCCCCGCTCGACGCGCTCCCGGACCGAGTCGTCGGAGTACTCGCTGGGCAACTTCGTGCTCTCGACCGTCCTCCCCTCCCAGAAGTACGTCACCGAGGAGAGCCGCGAGCGCGCGGTCGAACTGCTCGAGCTGGTCGGCATCCCCGACCCGGTCGAACGGGCCGACGAGTACCCCCACGAGTACTCCGGCGGGATGCTCCAGCGGGCGATGATCGCGCAGGCGTTGGCCGGCGAACCCGACGTGCTGATCGCCGACGAGCCGACGACCGCGCTGGACGTGACGATCCAGGCGCAGGTGCTCGACCTGCTGGACGAACTCCAGGAGGAAACGGGCATGACGATCCTGCTGATCACCCACAACCTCGGCGTCATCGCGCGGATGTGCGACCGCGTCGGCGTGATGTACGCCGGCGAGATCGTCGAACGCGGCACGCTCGAGGACGTCTTCGACGACCACGTCCACCCCTACACTGAGGGGCTGCTCGGCTCGATTCCGGACCTCGAGGACGCGGGCGGTCGCCTCGAGCCGATCCCCGGCAACGTGCCGAGCCTCCTCGACCACGAGATGGGGGATCGGTGTCACTTCGCGGACCGCTGCCCGAAGGCCATGGAGGACTGCCTCGAGCATCCGCCGGAGTACGACGCCGACGGGAGCGAGTACCACGCAGCCCGCTGCGTGCTCGCCGAAACGGCGTATCAGGAGTCGCGGGCGCTGCCCGACGGCTACTTCGGCGAGGACGAACGGCCGGCGGGGGACAAACACGCCGATCCCGAGGACGCGGAGCCCGGCGAAGCGACGGCGGACGATCGGGCGCAACCCGCCGCCGACGATGCGGGCACCGGAGGTGAACTGCGATGA
- a CDS encoding ABC transporter ATP-binding protein, giving the protein MSTDTPQSGTNADTDADTDDDAAVERRSHEPLVRVRNLQKYFWENDSLLDRLLGNDRVAVRAVDGVSFDIYEGETLGLVGESGCGKSTTGETLLRLQEPTDGRVEFEGQNVYDLAGEALTEFRTDAQVVFQDPFSSLDPRMTIGDIVQQPLDIHDVGTEDERRERVRDLLERVGLSVDQLDRYPHEFSGGQRQRIGIARALALEPDFLVLDEPTSALDVSVQAQVLNLLDDLQDEFDLTYLLISHDLSVIRHVCDRVAVMYLGEIVEIGPVADLFEVPKHPYTKALLESVPRASTDERERDRETLTGDVPSPRDPPSGCRFRTRCPAVIPPEDLEIEQETYRELMDLRQRIEGEDISLESVGEDGQFALEDGPVPEADVPAFVAALKERLLDRDLPSPHDEIVEEALAELATSDWDAAAERLRAEYESVCERAHPDLRTDEQSAPEQHRPVACHLYGESPPNAVDPSSWRE; this is encoded by the coding sequence ATGAGCACTGACACGCCGCAATCAGGGACGAACGCGGACACAGACGCAGATACAGACGATGATGCAGCGGTCGAGCGACGATCGCACGAGCCGCTCGTCCGCGTCCGAAACCTCCAGAAGTACTTCTGGGAGAACGACTCGCTGCTCGACCGGCTGCTCGGAAACGATCGGGTCGCCGTCCGCGCCGTCGACGGCGTCAGCTTCGACATCTACGAGGGCGAGACGCTCGGCCTCGTCGGCGAGTCCGGCTGCGGGAAGTCGACCACCGGCGAGACGCTGCTCCGACTCCAGGAGCCGACCGACGGCCGCGTCGAGTTCGAGGGACAGAACGTCTACGACCTCGCGGGCGAGGCCCTCACCGAGTTCCGCACCGACGCGCAGGTCGTCTTCCAGGACCCGTTCTCGAGTCTCGACCCGCGGATGACGATCGGCGACATCGTCCAGCAGCCCCTGGACATCCACGACGTCGGCACCGAGGACGAACGCCGCGAGCGAGTTCGGGACCTGCTCGAGCGGGTCGGCCTCTCGGTCGACCAACTCGACCGCTACCCCCACGAGTTCTCCGGCGGGCAGCGCCAGCGCATCGGCATCGCCCGCGCGCTGGCCCTCGAGCCCGACTTCCTCGTGCTCGACGAGCCGACCTCGGCGCTCGACGTCTCCGTGCAGGCGCAGGTCCTGAACCTGCTGGACGACCTGCAAGACGAGTTCGACCTCACCTACCTGCTGATCAGCCACGACCTCTCGGTGATCCGCCACGTCTGCGACCGCGTCGCCGTGATGTACCTCGGCGAGATCGTCGAGATCGGCCCCGTCGCCGACCTCTTCGAGGTACCGAAACACCCCTACACGAAGGCGCTGCTCGAGAGCGTGCCGCGGGCCTCGACGGACGAACGCGAACGCGACCGGGAGACGCTCACCGGCGACGTCCCCTCGCCGCGGGATCCGCCCAGCGGCTGCCGATTCCGCACCCGCTGTCCCGCGGTGATCCCGCCCGAAGACCTCGAGATCGAACAGGAGACGTACCGCGAGCTCATGGACCTCCGCCAGCGGATCGAAGGGGAGGACATCTCCCTCGAGTCGGTCGGCGAGGACGGACAGTTCGCGCTCGAGGACGGCCCGGTCCCGGAGGCGGACGTGCCGGCGTTCGTCGCGGCGCTGAAAGAGCGTTTGCTCGATCGGGACCTGCCGTCGCCCCACGACGAGATCGTCGAGGAGGCGCTCGCGGAACTGGCTACCTCGGACTGGGACGCCGCGGCCGAGCGACTGCGAGCGGAGTACGAGAGCGTCTGCGAGCGCGCCCACCCCGATCTGCGAACCGACGAGCAGTCCGCGCCCGAACAGCACCGGCCGGTCGCCTGCCACCTCTACGGCGAGTCGCCGCCGAACGCCGTCGACCCCAGTTCGTGGCGCGAGTGA